The Streptomyces sp. Je 1-332 genome has a window encoding:
- a CDS encoding pyruvate dehydrogenase has translation MTTAPSDSPRTPAPATSPRTTAPTTSPQTPAFPRSTAAALDVLHEIEDRVLWLSSSIVHHANRVRPNPSGLKVGGHQASCASMVSIMTALWFRHLRPEDRVSVKPHASPVLHAINHLLGELDASYLPTLRAFGGLQSYPSRSKDPDPVDYSTGSVGIGVTATIWGALARRYAGKSDRGGFTGRQYALVGDAELDEGAVWEAVLDPQVADLGELVWIVDLNRQSLDRVVPNIAAGRLHGMFAAAGWQVLTLKYGTLLEKLMARPGGHALRARIDAMSNPEYQRLLRCSAGELRERLPGAGPEAAAVSDLLAETDDTTLMEAVRNLGGHDLAALDTALSAVEDHRPTVIFAYTVKGYGLPTQGHPQNHSSLLTEQQMAELAVEVGADPDNPWESFAADSAAARLCEETATRLRREAVPAVQPPVVPSDIGRTPTGVATTQAALGRVLLDLTRTAPEAARRVVTVSPDVSSSTNLGGWVNKVGVWSPTERVDWFADDAETILHWRERPTGQHVELGIAETNLVGLLGELGATWSRWGEPLLPIGVLYDPFVQRALEPWSFGIYAGGQSILVGTPSGVTLAPEGGAHQSITTPSLGIEQPGCTTWEPAFALDTEWTLLSALSRLGRPDGGSAYLRLSTRPVDQTLADVPTDPAARERRRRQVVAGAYPLRRQEGARVTIAAMGAVVTEALTAADRLQRLGVPADVVCVTSPGLLYKALDARAGHGEAADWILDQAFPAERATPMVTVLDGHPHTLAFLATIHHVPVRRLGVTRFGQSGSLDEVYRYHQIDTDSIIRAALDVTG, from the coding sequence ATGACCACCGCACCATCCGACTCCCCGCGGACTCCCGCACCAGCCACCTCCCCGCGGACCACCGCGCCCACCACCTCCCCGCAGACCCCGGCGTTTCCACGGTCCACGGCGGCAGCCCTCGACGTACTGCACGAGATCGAGGACCGTGTCCTGTGGCTGTCCAGCTCGATCGTGCATCACGCCAACCGGGTGCGCCCCAACCCCTCGGGGCTCAAGGTCGGCGGGCACCAGGCCTCGTGCGCCTCCATGGTGTCGATCATGACCGCCTTGTGGTTCCGCCATTTGCGCCCCGAGGACAGGGTTTCGGTCAAGCCGCACGCCTCGCCCGTCCTGCACGCGATCAATCACCTGCTCGGCGAGCTGGACGCCTCGTACCTGCCCACCCTGCGGGCCTTCGGGGGCCTGCAGAGTTATCCCAGCCGCTCCAAGGACCCCGATCCGGTCGACTACTCGACCGGATCGGTGGGCATCGGGGTGACGGCGACGATCTGGGGCGCCCTGGCCCGCCGCTACGCCGGGAAGAGCGACCGAGGTGGCTTCACCGGTCGGCAGTACGCGCTGGTGGGGGACGCGGAGCTGGACGAAGGCGCGGTGTGGGAGGCGGTCCTGGACCCGCAGGTCGCAGACCTCGGTGAGCTGGTGTGGATCGTCGACCTGAACCGCCAGTCCCTGGACCGCGTCGTGCCGAACATCGCAGCGGGCCGCCTGCACGGCATGTTCGCGGCCGCCGGCTGGCAGGTGCTGACGCTCAAGTACGGCACCCTCCTGGAGAAGTTGATGGCCCGCCCCGGAGGTCACGCCCTGCGGGCCCGCATCGACGCCATGTCCAATCCCGAGTACCAGCGCCTGCTGCGGTGCTCGGCCGGTGAGTTGAGAGAAAGGCTGCCGGGGGCCGGACCCGAGGCCGCGGCCGTTTCGGACCTGCTCGCCGAGACGGACGACACCACTCTGATGGAGGCGGTCCGCAATCTCGGCGGTCATGATCTGGCCGCCCTCGACACCGCGCTGTCCGCGGTGGAGGACCACCGGCCCACGGTGATTTTCGCGTACACCGTCAAGGGGTACGGCCTGCCCACCCAGGGACACCCGCAGAACCACTCCTCCCTGCTGACGGAGCAGCAGATGGCTGAACTCGCGGTTGAAGTGGGGGCCGACCCGGACAATCCCTGGGAGAGCTTCGCCGCCGACTCTGCGGCGGCTCGCCTGTGCGAGGAGACCGCAACGCGGTTGCGTCGCGAAGCCGTTCCCGCGGTGCAGCCTCCCGTGGTGCCGAGCGACATCGGCCGTACGCCGACGGGTGTGGCGACGACCCAGGCGGCCCTGGGCCGGGTGCTGCTCGACCTGACCCGGACCGCGCCCGAGGCGGCGCGGCGGGTGGTGACGGTCAGTCCGGACGTCAGTTCGTCCACCAACCTGGGCGGCTGGGTCAACAAGGTCGGCGTCTGGTCGCCGACCGAGCGCGTGGACTGGTTCGCCGACGACGCCGAGACCATCTTGCACTGGAGGGAGCGGCCGACCGGTCAGCACGTCGAACTGGGCATCGCCGAGACCAACTTGGTCGGGCTGCTGGGGGAGCTCGGGGCCACCTGGAGTCGCTGGGGTGAACCCCTGCTGCCCATCGGCGTGTTGTACGACCCCTTCGTTCAACGTGCCCTGGAACCATGGTCCTTCGGTATCTACGCCGGTGGGCAGTCGATCCTGGTGGGGACCCCTTCCGGTGTCACCCTCGCGCCCGAGGGCGGCGCCCACCAGTCCATCACGACCCCTTCTCTCGGCATCGAGCAACCGGGATGCACCACTTGGGAGCCGGCGTTCGCCCTGGACACCGAGTGGACGCTGTTGTCCGCCCTGTCCCGCCTCGGCAGGCCCGACGGCGGCTCCGCCTATCTGCGTCTTTCGACCCGGCCTGTCGACCAGACCCTCGCCGATGTCCCCACCGACCCCGCGGCCCGGGAGCGGCGCCGCCGCCAAGTGGTCGCCGGCGCCTACCCGTTGCGGCGGCAGGAGGGCGCCCGGGTCACCATCGCCGCCATGGGAGCTGTGGTGACCGAGGCCCTGACCGCTGCGGACCGCCTCCAGCGCCTGGGGGTCCCGGCCGACGTCGTGTGCGTGACGAGTCCCGGACTCCTCTACAAGGCCCTTGATGCCCGCGCCGGGCACGGCGAGGCCGCCGACTGGATCCTGGACCAGGCCTTCCCCGCGGAACGCGCCACCCCGATGGTGACCGTCCTGGACGGCCACCCGCACACCCTCGCCTTCCTGGCCACCATCCATCACGTCCCGGTCCGCAGGCTCGGCGTGACCCGCTTCGGCCAGTCGGGCTCCCTGGACGAGGTCTACCGCTACCACCAGATCGACACCGACAGCATCATCCGCGCCGCACTGGATGTCACCGGGTGA
- a CDS encoding amidohydrolase family protein → MSAHEWTRRQVLNTAAGAGVALGGASALLGPGVAQAHDGKPTPGNRMKIIAIEEAIMLPGLITQGTALNGAIPFKPEVIAQWMKRLPDVTEYRLADMDENGVTMQVLSLTPPGVQMQPDAAIAVRDAQHANDTLAGIIAAHPTRFGGLAALPLQNPTAAVREARRAMNDLGMAGFLVNGHTCGHYLDEPQFREVWAALEELGAALYLHPTPAAAGEWGLPQGRPELNGPLYTWAAETGGHALRVILGGVFDDFPGARLIVGHMGEFLPFHMSRLDVQIENITTRVALKRKPSEYLSDNIAITTSGVMDDNMLQAAIKAVGIDNVLFAIDYPFEKSAQAVEFLRNAHVPNTHRRQIAHRNAERILHL, encoded by the coding sequence ATGAGCGCTCATGAATGGACGAGACGTCAGGTCCTGAACACCGCGGCAGGTGCGGGCGTCGCGCTCGGCGGCGCATCGGCTCTCCTCGGACCCGGCGTCGCCCAGGCTCATGACGGCAAGCCCACACCAGGAAACCGAATGAAGATCATCGCCATCGAGGAAGCCATCATGCTGCCCGGGCTCATCACCCAGGGCACAGCACTGAACGGCGCGATCCCCTTCAAGCCCGAAGTCATCGCGCAGTGGATGAAGCGGCTTCCGGACGTCACCGAGTACCGCCTCGCCGACATGGACGAGAACGGCGTCACCATGCAGGTGCTCTCCCTCACGCCACCCGGTGTGCAGATGCAGCCGGACGCGGCCATCGCCGTGCGGGACGCGCAGCACGCCAACGACACGCTGGCCGGCATCATCGCCGCGCACCCCACCCGCTTCGGTGGCCTCGCCGCCCTGCCCCTCCAGAACCCCACGGCAGCCGTACGGGAAGCCCGACGCGCCATGAACGACCTCGGGATGGCGGGGTTCCTGGTCAACGGCCACACCTGCGGCCACTATTTGGACGAGCCGCAGTTCCGGGAGGTGTGGGCCGCGCTCGAGGAACTCGGCGCCGCTCTGTACCTGCATCCGACTCCCGCGGCCGCCGGTGAATGGGGTTTGCCGCAGGGCCGTCCGGAGCTCAACGGCCCCCTGTACACATGGGCGGCCGAGACGGGCGGGCACGCCCTGCGCGTCATCCTCGGCGGAGTCTTCGACGACTTCCCCGGCGCCAGGCTCATCGTGGGACACATGGGTGAGTTCCTGCCCTTCCACATGTCCCGCCTCGACGTCCAGATCGAGAACATCACCACGCGCGTGGCGCTGAAGCGCAAACCCTCCGAGTACCTCTCCGACAACATCGCCATCACCACCTCGGGCGTGATGGACGACAACATGCTGCAGGCCGCCATCAAGGCCGTGGGCATCGACAACGTCCTCTTCGCCATCGACTATCCCTTCGAGAAGAGCGCACAGGCCGTCGAGTTCCTGCGCAACGCCCACGTGCCGAACACGCACCGCAGGCAGATCGCCCACCGCAACGCCGAACGCATCCTGCACCTGTAA
- a CDS encoding amidohydrolase family protein, which produces MCISDRNRRDFFKTAAGAGIAVAGVQALAVPGTADAQEGKAHAQERAAGFGGNVALTNVRVYDGRELTAPRTVVIENGRIGVSAFGARRIDGGGATLLPGLIDAHIHLQDVSTLQQLAGHGVTTGLDMACFPPSVVDSLRRRPGLTDIRSAGTPAVAPGSPQSQLPTFPADAVLTGPEQAAQFVRARIAEGSDFIKIIVDESGLTQETITALTTAAHSSGKLVMAHATTAATAERALTAGVDMIHHVPLDSALPATVAARYASDGTVAVPTLTMMQGFADLGIPGMDYAAAEGSVAALRRAGARILAGTDANHTPGIPVQPPFGISLHHELERLIHAGLTTREALNAATSLPAQSFGLRDRGVIRPGYRADLLLIGGDPLADITNTRKIQRVWVGGIEYPPAV; this is translated from the coding sequence ATGTGCATCAGCGACAGGAATCGACGTGACTTCTTCAAGACGGCCGCCGGAGCAGGAATCGCCGTCGCAGGTGTGCAGGCGCTGGCGGTGCCCGGCACAGCTGACGCCCAGGAAGGCAAAGCTCACGCCCAGGAGCGCGCCGCCGGCTTCGGCGGCAACGTCGCGTTGACCAATGTGCGGGTATACGACGGCCGTGAGCTGACCGCCCCACGCACCGTGGTCATCGAGAACGGACGCATCGGCGTCAGCGCTTTCGGCGCACGCAGAATCGACGGCGGCGGCGCGACCCTGCTGCCCGGCCTGATCGATGCCCACATCCACCTCCAGGACGTGAGCACCCTCCAGCAACTGGCCGGCCACGGCGTCACGACCGGCCTGGACATGGCCTGTTTCCCGCCCTCGGTCGTCGACTCGCTGCGCCGACGGCCCGGCCTGACGGACATCCGCAGCGCCGGCACACCGGCCGTCGCGCCCGGCAGCCCCCAGAGTCAGCTGCCGACCTTCCCGGCGGACGCGGTCCTCACCGGACCGGAGCAGGCGGCTCAGTTCGTGCGGGCCCGGATCGCCGAAGGGTCGGACTTCATCAAGATCATCGTCGATGAGTCGGGCCTGACACAGGAAACCATCACCGCCCTGACGACGGCGGCCCACTCATCCGGCAAGCTCGTCATGGCCCACGCGACCACCGCCGCCACGGCGGAGCGGGCGCTGACCGCGGGCGTCGACATGATTCATCACGTCCCCCTCGACAGCGCGCTGCCGGCCACGGTCGCGGCACGCTACGCCTCCGACGGCACCGTCGCCGTACCCACCCTGACCATGATGCAAGGCTTCGCCGACCTCGGGATACCGGGCATGGACTACGCGGCCGCCGAGGGCAGCGTCGCCGCCCTGCGTCGGGCCGGTGCGCGAATCCTTGCGGGCACGGACGCCAACCACACGCCGGGCATACCGGTGCAGCCGCCGTTCGGCATCAGCCTGCACCACGAGTTGGAGCGGCTGATCCACGCGGGACTCACCACCCGTGAAGCGCTGAACGCCGCGACCAGCCTGCCCGCCCAGTCCTTCGGGCTGCGCGACCGCGGCGTCATCCGCCCCGGGTACCGCGCCGACCTCCTCCTCATAGGCGGCGACCCGCTCGCCGACATCACCAACACCCGTAAGATCCAGCGCGTTTGGGTCGGCGGCATCGAGTACCCCCCTGCCGTCTGA
- a CDS encoding MFS transporter — MTSTPAKSGTGPRPGPAVALGLVILCIEGYDLFILGAVGPSLLAHPDWDVTKSTLGLLGSLTALGMPLGSIAAGWAGDLYGRRLPMVVSLVWLSLSMLLSAVAGDLTLFAATRFLTGMGIGALIPLVTAYVSEAATPARHALQVGTATTGLAIGGIITGVIGRTLLPEGDFRTLFLFGVIPLVLVPVVWRLVPAVVRDHAARNPSEPSRPLAEPEPDASANRLGQLLTPQYRRATLLFWAATFAGLVIVYGASTWLPTLMVDSGYDLSSSLEFSIAFNAGAVIGTIGAALIADRGLLKVATMVSFLLAAAAMITLSTPQPRPLLLVASAVAGFGALGTQALVNIYVAHAHPARLRGTALGFSLGVGRIGAIVGPSYLAAVTVLISSSKAGFYAFVVPAFLGAALIGSLRTVRRPSTTAAQAGTPSEAPLAP, encoded by the coding sequence ATGACCTCCACCCCTGCCAAGTCCGGGACCGGGCCGCGCCCCGGCCCCGCGGTGGCCCTCGGGCTCGTCATCCTGTGCATCGAGGGGTACGACCTCTTCATCCTGGGTGCGGTCGGCCCCTCCCTCCTCGCCCATCCCGACTGGGACGTCACCAAGTCGACGCTGGGGCTGCTCGGCAGTCTCACCGCACTGGGGATGCCGTTGGGTTCCATCGCCGCCGGCTGGGCCGGTGACCTGTACGGCCGCCGCCTCCCCATGGTGGTCAGTCTGGTGTGGCTGTCCCTGAGCATGCTCCTGAGCGCCGTGGCCGGTGACCTCACGCTGTTCGCGGCGACACGCTTCCTCACCGGCATGGGCATAGGTGCCCTGATCCCCCTCGTCACCGCGTACGTCAGTGAAGCGGCGACGCCCGCCCGCCACGCACTCCAAGTGGGCACCGCCACCACCGGGTTGGCCATAGGCGGCATCATCACCGGTGTCATCGGCCGGACCCTCCTGCCGGAAGGGGACTTCCGCACGCTCTTCCTCTTCGGCGTCATTCCCCTCGTGCTGGTCCCCGTGGTGTGGCGCCTGGTCCCCGCCGTGGTGCGGGACCACGCGGCACGCAACCCCTCCGAGCCGAGCCGCCCCCTCGCCGAGCCCGAGCCCGATGCCTCCGCCAACCGACTCGGTCAACTGCTCACCCCGCAGTACCGCAGGGCGACCCTGCTGTTCTGGGCGGCCACGTTCGCCGGACTCGTCATCGTCTACGGGGCCAGCACCTGGCTGCCCACGCTGATGGTCGACTCGGGGTACGACCTGAGTTCGTCGCTCGAGTTCTCCATCGCCTTCAACGCCGGGGCCGTCATCGGCACCATAGGGGCCGCCCTGATCGCCGACCGAGGGCTCCTCAAGGTCGCCACGATGGTCAGTTTCCTGCTCGCGGCCGCGGCCATGATCACCCTCAGCACACCGCAGCCGCGGCCCCTGCTCCTCGTGGCCTCCGCCGTCGCCGGGTTCGGGGCCCTCGGCACCCAGGCGCTTGTCAACATCTACGTGGCGCATGCGCACCCGGCGCGCCTGCGCGGCACCGCGCTCGGCTTCAGCCTCGGCGTGGGGCGCATCGGCGCGATCGTCGGCCCCAGCTATCTGGCCGCCGTCACGGTGCTGATCAGCTCGTCCAAGGCGGGCTTCTACGCCTTCGTGGTCCCCGCGTTCCTGGGCGCGGCCCTGATCGGAAGCCTCAGGACGGTCCGGCGTCCGTCCACCACCGCCGCGCAGGCCGGCACACCCTCCGAAGCGCCCCTCGCTCCCTAG
- a CDS encoding NAD(P)H-dependent oxidoreductase, producing the protein MAPKLEVIVASTRPGRVGPAIASWIEAHAVEHGGFPEVEVVDLAELDLPFMNEPLHPRLGRYTHQHTRDWSAKVSEADAFVFVMPEYNYGYNAELKNAIDYLHDEWKYKPVGLVSYGGVSAGTRAAQMIKQVVTTLKMTPVFEAVSIPFVQEFIDDGRFTPNEIMTSSAKAMLDELTRVATALGPLRTTDVLSAP; encoded by the coding sequence GTGGCACCGAAGCTCGAGGTCATCGTGGCGAGCACGCGTCCCGGCCGCGTGGGTCCGGCCATCGCAAGTTGGATCGAGGCACACGCGGTGGAACACGGTGGCTTTCCGGAGGTGGAAGTCGTCGACCTGGCGGAGCTCGACCTGCCGTTCATGAACGAACCGCTGCATCCGCGCCTCGGCCGGTACACCCACCAGCACACCCGCGACTGGAGCGCCAAGGTGAGCGAGGCGGACGCCTTCGTGTTCGTCATGCCGGAGTACAACTACGGCTACAACGCCGAACTCAAGAACGCCATCGACTACCTGCACGACGAGTGGAAGTACAAGCCCGTCGGCCTGGTCAGCTACGGGGGCGTCTCGGCGGGCACGCGTGCCGCACAGATGATCAAGCAGGTGGTCACGACGCTGAAGATGACCCCTGTCTTCGAAGCGGTCTCCATTCCCTTCGTCCAGGAGTTCATCGACGACGGCCGGTTCACCCCGAACGAGATCATGACCTCCTCGGCGAAGGCGATGCTCGACGAACTCACCCGGGTAGCCACCGCACTTGGGCCCCTGCGGACGACGGACGTACTTTCGGCACCCTGA
- a CDS encoding GntR family transcriptional regulator, whose protein sequence is MATPRGALQPITSRSVVEQATEELRRAILAGSLAPGGEYSLRELAGMLDISFIPIREALRSLESEGLVVMRPGRSAIIAPLNLDDLHGIYRLRRALEPEIARRSCGLLTDEELDRLDAQAADFGARDHGMADIYDDHHAFHLALLAPAATVWDIRVLTTLWRAAERYIRIGFGQLDPDPAEHERRGKAHADLLAAFRTRDADTVAAAVEQHLARNEKIAISALS, encoded by the coding sequence GTGGCGACACCCCGAGGGGCCCTCCAGCCCATCACGTCACGGTCCGTGGTCGAGCAGGCCACCGAGGAGCTGCGCCGAGCGATCCTGGCCGGCTCCCTGGCTCCCGGCGGGGAGTACTCACTGCGCGAGCTCGCCGGCATGCTCGACATCAGCTTCATTCCCATCCGCGAGGCCCTGCGCAGTCTGGAGAGCGAGGGTCTCGTCGTCATGCGGCCGGGCCGCAGCGCGATCATCGCCCCGCTCAACCTCGATGACCTGCACGGCATTTACCGCCTGCGGCGCGCCTTGGAGCCGGAGATCGCGCGACGCTCGTGCGGCCTCCTGACGGACGAGGAGCTGGACCGGCTGGACGCGCAGGCCGCCGACTTCGGCGCCAGGGATCACGGCATGGCCGACATCTACGACGACCATCACGCCTTCCACCTGGCCCTGTTGGCGCCTGCCGCCACCGTCTGGGACATCCGAGTCCTCACGACGCTCTGGCGCGCGGCCGAACGCTACATCCGCATCGGCTTCGGCCAGCTCGACCCCGATCCCGCCGAACACGAGCGGCGGGGCAAGGCGCACGCCGACCTCCTGGCCGCCTTCCGCACCCGCGACGCCGACACCGTCGCCGCCGCCGTCGAGCAGCACCTCGCCCGCAACGAGAAGATCGCCATCTCGGCCCTCTCCTGA